In a single window of the Planctomycetota bacterium genome:
- a CDS encoding NAD(P) transhydrogenase subunit alpha, with product MFVLAQVAMTGPTFALLLTIFVLSIYLGVEIITKVPPTLHTPLMSGSNAISGITIVGALVLAQPGAGFWPNALAFLAIVFATANVVGGYAVTHRMLKMFKKKG from the coding sequence ATGTTCGTGCTCGCCCAGGTCGCCATGACCGGCCCGACGTTCGCGCTGCTGCTGACGATCTTCGTCCTGTCGATCTACCTCGGCGTGGAGATCATCACCAAGGTCCCGCCGACGCTGCACACGCCGCTGATGAGCGGCAGCAACGCAATCAGCGGCATCACCATCGTCGGTGCGCTTGTCCTCGCCCAGCCGGGTGCCGGCTTCTGGCCCAACGCGCTGGCGTTCCTCGCGATCGTCTTCGCCACCGCCAACGTCGTCGGCGGCTACGCCGTCACGCACCGCATGCTCAAGATGTTCAAGAAAAAGGGGTAG